The window TCTTTCTGAAAACCAACTTCTTTTTGGCTGTCccttcagcagaaaaataaatccagtttgatttttatttttttttcaccccccagCTTTGCCCAAAATCCACTGCAAAGAtggttttaaaagtttttcaggCATTCAACCTTTGTGAAATAAAAAGGCCTACTTTCCATATTGGTTTCATGATTAATTGATATTAAATGGCTTGAAGGTATAATTTGCAGTGAAAGCTTAaagtactttttttatttatttcctttagctGGGACTTTACTAAGgctttcttttctgtggtttttttggggaTTCTCTGAAGTGCACTGTTTTCTATAACAATACTGCATTCTATTGAACAATTTGTTTTGACAAACTGTTATTGGCCACATGGCTCAAAAGTCTTTGTATGTGGGGCAAATGAGCACCTACTTTCATGTAGATCAGAGTGAAAAACCTCAATTCCAGTAGGATGCCCAGGAGATGCTTTTGTCAGGACTCCAGGTAAAACTGTTAGTGTCCATaagagcaaggaaagaaaaaaagtatttaacaatctgcttttaaaagtttAAGGAGCCTGGTTATACATAGAGGTTATTGTCAGGAGTACTCTCAAATTCTATGTCCAAGAGTGTATCAATGAAACACTTGATAGCTCCTCAATGTAAGTCAATCCCCTTAAGATTCAAAACAGATATGACTATTTGTAGTGTTCATTTCTACTAGTCCCTGGAAAAAACACAGGAACAGCTGCTTCTCAGTATTCATTCCCATGCTTTCTACTACAGATTTTTGTCAGTTAGGATAGCAGTTATTCATTTGGTTttgtcttaaaaattatttttttggatGTGTCATAGATACATGGTAGACCTTGCTGCTGAAATATATAAAATCAGTGTATTGTGAGGTTGAAACAACCTCCAAAGGTCTGCTTTTAATGCTAGGTGTTCTCAGAGACACAAATCTGTCTTAATGCTTTAATGTGcaaactgaaaaatttaaatgttGGTAAGCAAGCTATTTCGTATACATATTGAGTCATTTTTTCCCATTCTTAGCAGAGAATATTATGTTGGATGTTTAGGCAGAGTTAACAGGCAGTAGAGTCAATTATATAAATCTTTaattatacatttattttcactAAAATCTGCAATTTTTCCAGTCATGCTAATGATTCTAGCACAACACTAGGTAATGAGTGTCTATTTATTGTCACTGGAGGACACATTTGCAAGAATGATAAATCTCTCTCATTATAGGAAGTAAAATTGTCTGCCAATCCTAAAGTTATCTGCCAGACCTCaagaaactaataaaaatatCCATTGTACAGGTTTCCATTTACCCTATAATCATTTATTgcagttttgttgcttttcacATGCTGCTGTAACACTGAATTagctctattaaaataaaaaaaattacaacaataatATAAAAGTGTTGTTATTTGACTGATTAAATGTGAGGATAACGAAAACCTTTATCCTGCAGGCTGGTACGCATATTCTTAATGTTATCCAGCTTGCTGGCTTTTATTAATTTTAGCTCAGGAATGCAATTTTAACACAAGTTGTTGCATATGTAGAACAAGTGGAAtacatttttcttggaaaattatGATTAAAGCTGAATTTTGTGTTGGCAAGCTATCAAGGCTTTGTTGGGAAGGAGGTTGTCTGTATAAGCAAAACTGAGATATGAATGcttcaaaaagctgcttttattttttcttgatttctacCTGTTTCCTCTTACCATCTTTCATGACATTATTTTGCTTGTGAAATTCTTTGCATGTAccagtctacttttttttttttcttttatatcaaTTACAAATGTTTGAGAATACTTGTTAGTCTCTGCTGGTGTACTTAATTTTGTCTTGAACAATTTTACTACTTTAAACTCCGTTACTGCCAAAAGGAAATGTTGCACTTTTATCTAAAAATTCTTAATATAGTTCTTTTAGGAAGTTAGTATGGCTTTCAACATAGATGCCGTGCATAGATGGTCCCAAAATTTTGGATGCTGCATAGCAAACTATTGCAATGCAGACTTGACTACAGCAACATTCAAATTTTGatacttcattttttcatttgttatttgcACACTTTGGATGTctcatttcctctttttaggGATATTTACAGATCACCTTTGGGCTTAATCTTGCAAATGCTGATGCATGTATAACAAAACgtaattaaaatctgttttggCCAAAACACCTCCAGGCACTGATTAGCGCTGTCTGAAAGTTGCTTGTAGGAATTAGCTCTAAACTTGTAGGCTACCTAGCTTTCATTAAGGAAGCGAGAATTTACCttatttaaaaatcctttaagaAAGGGAGATGGTAAATGACAGattaatgtgtttttcttctctgacatCTCTTATACAGATTTCTATGGAAAGCCTCTGCCCCCGCTGACTATACGCCAAAGACCCAACAGTGATACCCATGATGTCATTGCTTAAGTGGATcacaaatagcatttaaaaaacaaaatcaaaaaattacaacagaaacattttttgcccttgaagaaagatttttaaaatgaccCTCTATCAGCTTGTTGCAAAATAACTTGGTGACGATTAAACATGGAGTTCATTCTATTATACTTAGTTGATCAGACTTTATCATTTACTTTTCAAATCACCAGCTCTTCTTCAGGATTTAGCATGAAATCGAGGACGGTCTATGTGTCCATGGATGCTCATGTGAACATGGTATTGAGTATTTATTGGATTTACTTGTAAAAATACATAGCTgtaaacctgaagaaaaataccTTCAAGATCACATAATACCGGATTGTACATTCTCACCAAGACCTTTCTCCATGTGCTGTGCAGTCGTTGGTATTTTTGCAGCTAATAAGTGATTCTAATGCATTTTGTAAGATTCATGTATGATAGGGTGACTATAGGAAGGTTATGCAACAAATATTGAGtatatttttctaactttttataaaattatttgaaagtctGAGTGGACATGCATACTTACTACCAATAAAATACCTAAAAAGTATTAGAAAGCTGATAGTCAAATACATACTAATAGAGTATGTTTGACTCTTACATTTCTCTTACAGTAGCAATATCTCTTATTAGGGATTACATTACCAGATGCATATTTCATATTTCTGACAACccaaagcaggggggggggggggtagaaaggaaagttaaagacattttatacaaatttaattatatttgattgtctgaatgttttcttacgtgttgttttctttgttttgttaacTGAGTTCGGCATAGGTAATAAATTCAATTGAAAAAATAGAGCTGAATATTGTATTGTCTGCTACAACATACAAGAAAATTGCACATAGTAAAAGTTTTGCACTAATTCAGTCATCAGTTTTAATGGAAAACCAAATCAACTGGTATGCAGATAAGCTCCAGCAGTTTTTAATCTCAATAATACTAAAACACCATCTTGAAAACTAAAGAAACCACAGATTTTTAAGGACTTACATAATGCTTCCATGTAATGtgttaattttgcatttaaaaaatcacatgcaAGTGATACATAAACAACAACTGTTACAATTGGTTATAttcttatttaaatgtttttcctcttacATTGGAGACAACCATTGGAATATTGTGTAAAGGTATATCATTTTGCCATTTAGTTACAGCAAGGATGAAACCCCCATTCAAAGTTTTTTTGAAGTAGCAGtacttgattattttcttttacgCTCTCAGTCTTCCATAACATGGTATTACCAAATGATTTtagtaaatgttaaaaaaatgcaatgtatATATTCGGCACTTTGACATTAGAAATCTTTGCCACATACCACTTATGGCAATGAGTTGCACAAATAAATGTCTACCACATtaatcaaaatgaaattattaattaaGATTTTTAAAGAGTATGTTTGAGTGGGGGGAAAACCCCTCAGTCTTATGAATATTAAGTTTGGAATGGGTGGAGAGGAATATTCCAAGTTTGCTAGTTTAGTGTAAGGATGAAACCATTTGTATGTGACTGTCGGCATGAGAACACTTTTGTTGTATTCTGTGTGACATGGTTCAGTTTGATTATTCTCAGGATTTAGGCATTTTCACTTCAGACAAACACAATAGTAAGTGGAGGGGGGTTGCATAAAAGTTTGTGTGCAATCTCAATCTTATTATCTTTAGCTATGTTACCACTTAAAGTTTTTGGCTTAAATGCTCTACTTTCGCAGactcatttttttttacagcttcagTTTCTAGGAAAGTATTACCCTTTTATTTTAACACTtatctaaaataaattaatggaagtctttattaaaaataaagctatataCTGCTGCGGTAACAAAATTTGAGAAACTGAAATGTAAGAAGTTGATACTTACATGTGAAATATGTGTtatgtgtgttgtgtgtgtggaCACATGTatcagttttgtttctgcttttaaaataaattttactaaTATGTGACCAAAGTACTCAAAAATGTTTCATACAGTTTTGTTTATTAATATGTTCTATAATTATTTACTACAGTAGTTTTTTCAGTAATTTATACTACCTTGACTTTTTATTTGCTCAAGGTGACATGTATAGAATAAAACTAATGCACAGCGTCAACATGTTTCCCATATTACCATAAATTTACAAATTTTTGGAAGCAAGTATAGTCATAAATGTTTAATGGCTGCAAGTCTCATTTACATTGCTAAAATGTACAAAACAGAGACCTTATAGACAGAATCTTTGCATATTTTTCAACTGCAATGTGGTCAAATTGAGAATATATTGATAGATTGGCACTAagttatgtatatatgtatacatataaaatgCTGTGATAGTCCACTTATTTGACAGGTTATAAATTGCACAGTTGTAAGTTGAGAGGTAATAATTATCGCACAAATTAGAAGGGTTCTGATGCTTTTCATTGTCAAGAATATCACTTTCAAAATACAACAGTGCGTTCAGCTCAAAGTATTTGTATGTACATGAGTGGTAAGAACACAGAAATGTGCTATGTAAGCAGAACATTTTGCATTACCTATGTGCaagattttaaatacatttcagacaaaatattttaaaggtaagTTAAATGTATCTTCTAAGATAAGGAATAGTAATTTTCATGAGCTGAATTAGTGTGAAAGGTAATCAGTGCTTCAACATACATCATTCTCATTGTTGTCTTCCTTTTTAGCCAAAACCTAGAATCCACAGAAGGACCTTACTCAGAGATTTAAaggttttaaatagaaaatagtaACTATAATTGTATTATTAAAAGTAGGTATATTTGATGTCCCTTAGGTTTAGTTTTACGTCTGTGACGTGGTCTGTCCGTGTAAATAATGCACAGTGAGGGGCACTCATATTGAGGCCAGagagaagcactgtgattttagAGGAAGCTATTTGATAATCTTGTGAGATTTCTATTTAAATTCCACAGTCCCGATGGAGAAttggaaagctttaaaagaaTTACCTACAAAAGACAGCTGATGCCAGCTTTCCGATGGCCCTCTTGTGAGCCCTGGTTACGAGGATGACGATGGAAGCAGCAAGGCACCCGCAGAGAGCCCTGCCAGGCGAGTGCAACTGGCAATCCTCCAGCACGTCCACCACCCCGCTGGCTACCAGTGGGGCTGCGGAAGCCCCTCTGCAACAGGCTTTGAGCCTGTGTTCTCTCTCAAATTCTGGGCTGTGAATTCCATATGAGCTTTATAAAGGCCGTGGTGATTATCCTTTCCCTGAAGCTCAAAGAACCGCAACTCTATCCCCTGGAGGCCCATCTGTCACTTAAAAATGGATTTCTCAGTATTGCTATtttagatgatttttaaaataagactgcCAGGAGTGGTCTCATGACAATTTTCTTCTCCAGTAGAAACCAGTATATTCCCTGAGAACAGTTACTTTTGGATATAATGATGCCACATTAGAAAAGATTGATGGACGGTAACAAAGCAAGCAGCATaggttgtaggggtttttttttctttaaatagcattCAAGTGGTATTTTTTCCACTAAGATATTCTAGTATTTTAGCTGAGAGCTTAGTAGTGTAACTTCAGGATGCTACCCACTAACTTTGCCATACTGTCTGTTAGCTTTCTAGCTTCTGGAATTCATTCAACTTAAAGTACTTTACTATTTTGAACAGAATGTACCCCACAGTGTTTCAATAGATGCATCTGTAAATGGAGTGAGGAACTATATTTTCAAAGTAAGTGTAATTTGAGACATCTTGGGACAGAAGAatctttttcttgtttggttggttttgtgatggggtttgggggtggtttgggggtggtttttcttttttctattttctccccctACGGTTCACATAAGCTGTATTTTCTTACTTAGGATTGCTCTGTCAACTGCCCTATGGTAACAAAATCTGTGCTTTCCAGAAGATTTTAGGAAAGTGGGCCATGGAATGGTTAGCAATCTATGTATACTCTGCAGGGAATATGAATTTAAAACACTTCAAATTCTCCTCCTGCTGGGCTAGTGGAAAGATTGAGAGAGAAAAGTTGAGTGAGGATGAGTAACAAGAAATTAAGTCCTTGCATCAAGTGGAGTATGTGGGTTAAACTTGTGAAGACCAACAAAGCCAGGTGAGCCTGAATAAGCTAGCAGTGCTACTGAAATAGTGATTCACTGATAAGCAACTAGATGATAGACTGAAGGACTGAAATAGAGTAGGAGACTTGGGATTTTGAAGTGTATACGTACAGATAAAAATTTTCTTCAGAAGGTAGTAGATTTTGCAGACCTCAAAGTGATGCTTAGTCAGTCTTCCCACCGTGTTTGCATTTGCTACTGCAAAAAACAGTGTCCTAAAATTTATCATGTAAAAAATAGTCTTAAAAAAGTTTTCCAAAAAGTACTACATCCCAATAGTATTAATTTACATGATCTTATAATCTGCATAATTTTTATCCTAGAAGTCATGCTGTCCATGACCTTGATCTCCATAAAACCTAGCAAGCTTTTGCTAAGTCTGTCCTAATAGAACAAACAAGGAGAATATTGTTTGCTTGTGTATTTCTAAATTATTGTATAATAATGTGAAGGTGAAGACTCGCTTTGTGCTTGCTCCAGGAAACTGTGGACACCTGAAACTAAACAGTGAAATTCACAGTAATGGCCTGTCTTTTCTGTTTGCTAGGCTTGGAGGATGTTGatgtgctggtggtggtggtatttcTGAATATTGACTCGCTAATTTTAAGACATTTCATCCGTCCTCCACTCTCTGAAAGTATCAGGGGACAACAGGGCATACCTTGTGtcctcttcctttgctttcctgaATGCAAGTACATGCTTAGAAAATACAAGTTTGAAATAAGGTAACTTAGGTTAAAAGGAAATGCACTAGCTTAAGAGAATTGTGGACTGAGGTTATAGTGGACTTGCAGAGATACAATGGATTTTGCAGAAATAAGATACAGCCTGTGGTTTGTGGTTTAACAGGGCATCCGGGCATGCACGTGGTCGCTTACCATGGTAAGTGTAGTTGCTTAGGTGACAGAAATGGCATAGTTTTGGATTGCTTTTTATTAAGAACAGTAGCCTGCCTTGCAAAATGTACTGAAGTTAATCCCCCCTAGCGTCGATCCATCTCTTTGGCAGCACGTGAGAGAGATACAGGTTCCAGTTGCCTGTATACTGTTTTGTTGCCGTTCGTTTGCTAGTGAACAAACTGTTTAACTGAAGTCCTTTCTTTGCTTCTGATGCATTGCAAATCTTACTGGTTTCAGACACATCAGTCAACACTGACGGCACCATCTACAAGTGGAATATAGCCCTAGATTTAGGGGAAGGTGACTCATTCAGCGTACTTTTTTGTTTTATCGGTGTGGTAAAAGTCAATTATTGTATGTATTTTCTTGTATGTTACGGGTATTGGCAGAATTACAACTGTAGAGAACTGTACTTTTTATACCAGTTTTGTTCTGTATCTGTTGGTATAACTCATTTATCAAGAAGCCTATCTGGTTTCCTTTCACATTTGATAGTAGGAGGTCTCCATTTTGCCTACTGGCTCTTTGTCAGGATCCCGAATGAAATAAGATTAAATAAGATTTCAAGTTTGATGGCAATTTGCATGAGGTTTGCATAAATGTTCTTAGTCTTCATTAGTCGGTACCCGAAACTCAAATATTTATCTGTACGATAGCACTCCTGCCTTTACCTTTGCACCCTCTTCCAGTCTGGATTTCAGAGGCCAGTTTCAGCGCGCAGAAGCTGTGTGGGCAGACTTTAATCAAAACTACTGTTAAACAAACTTGCTGTTTCCGCAAGGGTTGCTCTTACTGAAGGAGTCCAGCAAATGCTGATGGACAAGTGAGCATTTGAGAGAAGGAGGGTACATGGCGACTTTGTTTTGCCAGGCCGTGACGATGTCAGCAGGAGGTGGCCAACAGAGCAAGATGCCCTTTCTCACAGGAGGAGCTTGCAGGTCTCGGTGGTTCTGTTCAGACGAAGCGATCAAAGGAGGAACTGCCCGAGCTTGTTGGCAGCCTCGGACTGGAGCGCTCCTAAAACAGTTACAGCTGGCAGACTGGTGTCTGGTGGTTCTCCTCGTTACCGTTCCCAGAGAATGGGTTACCTGAAAACGTGTGTATGACATTTGTGTGAATAAGTCATAAgtttctatccttttttttttttttttttttttttccccagtagctGCAGGTTATGCTAGAGCTGATTTCCAGTGTGGTTTAGAGGAGGCTGTTGAGCAGCTGAGTAGCAGCTGCAATGTCTGCATAAGCCAGGACCAGCCAGGCGTTAAGGACTGGTGAAAAGCCGTTCGGTCTGGCGGTGGTGGCGTGGATGGCGGCAGCACCTGGAGCGGGCCCTGGGATGAGCGTCAGGGTTGTAAATTGATTAACGGAGGGTCCAGTTGCTGCCTAGTCCTGGTTTATCCCCTGGAGAGGCAGAGGAGACTGGAGGACAGACAGTACAGCCTCCCACGGTAAAAAAGAAGACCACAACGAAGCCCAAAATCAAAGAAACCACCCAAACCACCTCAGCCCACCCCACGGGACGCCCCCCTCGGCCGCcaggggccgccccgctcccgccgccccgctcccgacACCGGCCATGCGGCTGCCGCGGGCGGTGGcccggctgctgccgccgccgccgccgctcccccgccccggggccgccctcCTGCCGCGGCGATCGGCCGCCCGGGCCTCGGAGCAGGTGaggcgggggcgcggggcggctgGGGCTCGGCAGCCGGAAGCGGAGCGGGCTGGCGCTCGGCGCCTTCCGGCGCGGCCCGGGAGTACTCCCCTCCGCCGGCGCCGAGGGCGGCGgccattttcctcctctcctctcttctcctccgCCCGAGGGCGGCCGCCTGCGGGCGGGGCGGAGGGGCGAGAGCGGGGCTTCTCGGGTCGAAAAGGGGTGGTTTATCGCTCCGGGTAGCTGCGAGGAAGAGCTCGGTAGGGCCTCGGTGAGCGGCGCCGGGGTCCCGCTCCGTAACGGTGAGACCCGGTTtgtgacacacaccccccccacacacacccccacctcGTCCCAGCTGCGAGCAGCCTGCGCGTCCTTGGCCCCCTTGGCCCGCCGTGAGGCCGCGCAGCCCGGGGGGAACCGGAGCCGCAACGGCACCGCTGCGGTGGGAGGCGGCGGCAGCTTGGTGGCCCCGTCGGGGTCTGCTTTCTGCCGGGGGTTGCCGTCGGGAGGGGAGCGGTGCTTGGCGGTAAGGGGAGGCAGGGGGACGGGTGGtcggagggcaggggagggctgcTGCCTGTCCTGGGCGGGGGAGGTCCGCCAAAACCTAGCGCTTGTCTTCGGGGTTTTCCTTCTGAGTAGCACGAGTTTGCTTGGAAACTAAAagttcttccccctcctccccaaataaaacacaacactttcataggttaaaaaaaaaccaaacaaacaaaagcatagccgatttttttttcttcttttccttattcCTGGAATAAATTAGTTATTGCGGTGCTTTGTGGCTCAACTCCAGCTGACTTCCACAATGGTTCCaatgaatttctttcttttacttaagCACATGGGTACATCTTGGCGGAGGTGATCGTAGTGCAGGATCAAAATCACGCCTTGCTTATTTTGCTCCCGGTGTATTAGAGTCCCAGGAACCACTGTATTATTAGCATAGTGGATATGGAGGAGTATTATCAGCAAGCTTCCAATGACCTCTTCGCAGGTAGGGACAGAGAGAGTACGCCAGCTTAACTAGTTTGTTCTCTGAAATTTCTGTTACGTCTTGATCGCATGTGTGATGTAACCTTGATGTTTGAGCGTCCTAGTATCACTGTTACTAAGTTGATTTAAATtgataaaatgttcttttaataatTCTAATGAGAGCTAGGGAAGGTTTCATTTGTTTgtctttactgcttttcttttttccttctctttctgaaggtggaaaataaaacaaaagggaaacctcAAAAGCAGATTTGTCAAGTTGTTTTGGATCATTTTGAGAAGCAGTACACAACGGAACTGGGACATACATGGACCAGTGTCAGGTCTGTTTTGGGGAactgggggaggcagaggagaggtTCTGCTATTTTTTAAGTGCTTCATGAAATAACTTTGAAAACAGTCATGGACTGTAACAACTGGTTCAGTTTGTTTTCAGTGTAGAACTATCGTAAAAGCAATAAGTAACAGAAGACTAAAActtggaattttttattttcattgacttAAGTATTTTGGATGTGATGAAGGTTCTGTTCTTCTGTATGTATATGCACTGCAAGAGGACTGCCATCTTATGTCTTTGTTGACTGTTTTGTAAAAATGTGGTCCAAAAAGCATCCCTTTATACTTAACAGCTGCTgttaggatttggggttttttcctacagcTTTATCGTATCTTGAGAGACTGGGACAAAGATGTTAGAAGAGAGGACATCCGCTGATTTCTTTCATCAGAAGAAATTGAATATTAGCAACATGTACAGAAAAGACTATCACTTAATTTGGGCCTTGATTACACAGCCGCTAAAGAACTGGCTGTGATATTGAGAGAAGACATCTTTCCTTCCTTGCTAGCTGGTGGTTGTTGCTCATAGGAAAGCCAGCAGAAGAGCCCTTCTGGACAAGTTCACTGCTTAGCTTATATACTTTTCAACCGGGATTTGAACAAAATCAGTTGACTTAGACCTAAAGTGCATGAGGAGTGCTCCCAGGATCAGTGCCACATTACTTTGAAGGGAAAAAGCATCTTATATGTTCAGAGTATTATAAACTCTGTGATTCATCTGAGTGACCTCTTTGGCTTAGCCTGTTTGGattaaaaagtagtttaaaaTAAGTGTCtccattgttaaaaaaaaaataaaaataaaaagaaaaattaaaaaaagcatagaTGTATAGCATTAGTTTAAGTGGgttaactttaaaactcttttagGTTGGATCAATGCGTATTTCTCTTCTAGGCAGTGAATATGCCTGAGAAGTACTTTGTGAGGCTAAATGAAAAAATAGTGAGAgaagtttaaagagaaaatggGGGGATTCCATGTAAGAATGGTCTGAAAAAGTGAACTGAAATATGAGCAAGCGTGTTCTTACCATATAAGCACTGCTTTTTTACTATCTCCAGGCATATCTTATTGGTTTAAGTTTTTCTGGCTCAATGTTTGCAGAACATAAAACAAAATTTAGAAAAGAATGCttgtaaaaactgtattttatggTGTTGGCTGGAATAACCATTGCAAAGCCAATGTGATTCTTTATGTTGTGATATTTACAACTAATATTACAGTTGTTCTTTGTCCCTAGGGAAGTACTTTATAGTCAGAAAGACCATTATGCTTCATGATTTATAACTTCTACAGTAATTTGTTAAATAATTAGGGAAAATAGGGAACATCTTGTTTTAGAAGAAGTTAGTGTTTTAAATGCAATAATTGGAGAAAACGGTggcttgaaattaaaattattttcctgcatACTTTTCTTAATCGTATCTAAtcaaaatgattccttttttgaTTGTACCAGAATCATCCAATGGTGAGGTTGTTACTCTTATGTAAGAAAAGGCTTCCTACACTATGGAAGGATCATTTTATTTGCCAAGttattaaatagcttttctttttttcaatctaGAGATGTACTCACATACCCATTGTGCTGGCAGTACGCCATCCTGCTTAACAAGTTCAGCCAGTCCTCTGAACTGGAGAACACCTTGGGTGTGAAGGGATATCACCCTGCCTTTCAAGGACCTTTGCCCTATCTTCCCGCATTGCTGAAGTGTTACATCAGGAGAACTCCTGGGAGATTCCCTGCACAAAAGCACCAGGCTGGTAAACTGAAAGAGTATTATCTCCTGAATGCTGCTTCGCTGCTGCCAGTGCTGGCGTTAGAAGTGAAAGATGGGGAAGATGTTTTGGATCTCTGTGCTGCCCCAGGGGGTAAATCAATAGCTATACTGCAGTGTGCCTATCCAGGTAATGTATTGAGGTGCTTTTAGAAGCTGatccctggctctgtgcctggacTATTTCAGTTGTGCCTGTGTTCTGTAAAAGATTTGGGTTGGGggcaaaaaaccacaccaaacaacaatttatatttatattctaAGTAGTTTCTTGCTGTTtagtaagatttttttatgaAGCTTAGAGGATGAAAAATGCAGTAGTTATTTAAATATAGGTTACTGCAGACTGACAGACAAAAGTGGAGTAGCTATGCGAATAGTATAAGTAAATTTAAGTGTACTGATGTAAAATGGAGTATAACAAATTAAATGTGCAAGATCTAGGCAGAGGGAGAAAGCTCATGGTGAGGAATTGGTCTATATCAGTATTTAATAAGCTCTGTGTCTCAATCCACCTAGATATTGCAGAAGGGCACTAAGATAATCACAGTGTTTAGAAAGCAACAGCAAGCAGCAGCTCAGTTCTTCCAGGCCGGGGAGTTAAAGCAAGCTGTGATTGCTGTTTCCAAGTTTATATGTTAGCTTGGGTAGTAGTTGTCTTAAAATGTTCACAGCACCTTATGTTCTT is drawn from Accipiter gentilis chromosome 21, bAccGen1.1, whole genome shotgun sequence and contains these coding sequences:
- the NSUN3 gene encoding tRNA (cytosine(34)-C(5))-methyltransferase, mitochondrial isoform X1 produces the protein MRLPRAVARLLPPPPPLPRPGAALLPRRSAARASEQVENKTKGKPQKQICQVVLDHFEKQYTTELGHTWTSVRDVLTYPLCWQYAILLNKFSQSSELENTLGVKGYHPAFQGPLPYLPALLKCYIRRTPGRFPAQKHQAGKLKEYYLLNAASLLPVLALEVKDGEDVLDLCAAPGGKSIAILQCAYPGQFHCNEYDDLRSRWLKQTIESFIPYPLINVITVSKLDGRQIGDLKPELYEKVLVDAPCSNDRSWLFSSDIQQAMLRLMQRKELPSLQFQLLRSAIKALRPGGSLVYSTCTLSRAENSDVINLILNSCSNVMPVDISEMARAVSQEFTFLSGTQQHELLVLPEKGRAWGPMYVAKLKKM